The following nucleotide sequence is from Bacteroidales bacterium.
AAAATAAGGCGTGAAAATTTTATCTACAAACGGAAAATGTTTTGCATAGCAGGCTCTGAAAATTTGCCTCGTAATGCCTTGAAATGGAGCTAAATATATTTTTTTTGATGATTTTGGCATGTTTAAATTGTCCAACCAAGCCTTTTAAGGTCTTTTGCTAATGTTTTATTTTCGATTGTATATCTAAAATACTCCGATAAAACAACTTCCAATGACGCTTTGGCACTTTTTTTATTTTTGCCATAGCCGCTCAATTCAAAGGTAGGGCAATATGCAATAGTAATATCGTTTTCTTTAAAAAATATTACGGGTGTGTTTATTTTTAGATTAGTTTTCATTTTCTTCTTTTCTCATTAAATAGCTTCTTGTATGCAAGATTTCATGTTTTCCAAAAGCTCCTCTAAGGTTTCGCCTTGAGATACGGCTTCAGGTATTTGCTCACACTGACCAACATACCAACCATCTTCGGTTTTTTGAATTATAGTTGTATATTCCATTGTAATTTTTTTACAAATATAACTGTTTCTCTTTGTTTTTTTCCATTTTATGCTAAAAACATGAATAAATTTTATTATTTTTGTAAAAGCAAAAAACATTATGGCAAAATACACAAAAGAAGAATATGCAGAAGTAGAAAGGCAAACAGCCGAATTACTAAAATTGTTATTAAAAAAAACAGGAACTAAACACAGCGATATTGTACGTTGGGCGGAAGAGGATTTTATTATTGCAAACCTTGATGTATTAACTGCTGCTGAAAAAAAGCGCTTTGATAAATTAGTTTTTTAATTAGCATTTTTTTACAAAAAATACCCAAAATTTCCTCCATTTTTCTAATGAAACTTGAAAAATAATTATCTTTGCTATTGTAAAATCCAAACTAAAAATGATTACAGCAAAGCAATATAGCGAATTGTCAGAACTTGTGAAAAGGTACAAAAGTTTGAGCAAAAGCGAACCTAATTTAAAAAGGTATTCGCAATATGCCATTACGTACCATTCTACAGCTATTGAGGGCAGCACGCTTACTGAACATGAAGTTTTGGATTTACTTGATATGGGAAAACCTGCAAAAAACAGAGAATTTGTATATAATTTAATGGTTTTTGACCATGATAATGCTTTGAAATTTGTTTTAGAAGAAGCTAAAAATAAAACGCCAATTACTGAAACACTAATCAAAGAAATAAGTGCAAGGGTAATGAAAAACACAGGTGGCGAATACAAAACGCCATTGGGGAAGTTTGATAGTAGCAAAGGAGATTACAGACTTATAGGAGTTTATGCTGGACGAAAAACATTTCCTGACTACAAAAAAGTACCAAAATTGATGAAGGAATTTGTCGAATTTATCAAAGCTGAGCAGGCAAAAAAAGAAATAAATGTGTTTAGTTTGGCGGTAGAAGTTCATTATAGATTTGTAAGCATACATCCATTTGTTGATGGAAACGGTCGGGTTGCTCGCTTGTTGATGAATTATATTCTTGCTTTCTACGGATTTCCTGCACTTATGGTTTTTAAGCGTGATAAAATAAAATATATTGACACACTATACAAGGCTCAGGAAACTGATGATATAGCAGCATTTTACGACTTTATGTTTCGTCAGTACATGAAATTTCTAAAAAGCGAGATAAAAAGATTTGAATAGCATTTATCTGTATTACAGAAGATTTTATCATTACTTTTGAATATTAAGACCAAAAATTAATAATAAAGCAAATTTTTATTAAAAATAAAAAAGGCAAAAACACGTTGCCCAGTACAATACTTCGGGATTTACAAGTGCTCTCACCTTTTATAATACAAAGATATAATAATTTTTTTTATTCACAAAAAAACCGCTATGGAATAACAATAACGGTTTTTAATAATAAGGCGATAACTTTGCTCAAGCGCCGTAGCACAACCACTAGATTTCGGCTCGTCAAGAGGTTACGTACTTCTACCTTATTATTGAGCACAAAGATAAATAATATTTTTGAAAAACCAAATTATATTCAAAAAAAATGGCAAAATTATCGTTTCTTTATTTGATTAGTAACTATTTTGTATTTGTCATTTTGTAACTTGTTTATTATTAATGTTTTATGCGATACTGTCGCCTCTTATAACTGCCTGATTATCAGTGGTTTACGCCGTCGCGACCAACAAGCAGGCAGGCTCCAGTAACTGCTTGATTATCAGTGATTTACTGCGGTGAAGATACATGGTTGGCATTATAACTATTTGATTTCCAGTATTTTACATCAGCAGAGCAGAGCAGTGCAATTACAATATTCAATAATAAAAAAAGAATTAACTGCCAGAGGAGATCTAATTGCTTCCTAAAATAACAGCCAATTATTTGTTAAGCAAGGATATAATAAAAAATAATAACAGCAAAATAAAAAGGTACTCATTGGCTCGCAGTTCAATTCCGCGAAGTCTGAGTACCTTTTATTGTTAACAATGAAGCAAATATACAACAAAAATTAATAATAAAGCAAATTTTTATTAAAAATAAAAAAGGCAAAAACACGTTGCCCGGCACAATGCCCAGTGGGATTTACAAGTGTTCTCACCTTTTAAGACTACAAAGATACAACAAAATAATTAAATTACAACGGAAAAATACACGTAAAACCTAATAAACAAGAAAAGCGGCAAATTTTATTTTACCGCTTTTCGTTTTAGTGACCCCGTCAGGATTCAAACCTGAAACCTTCTGATCCGTAGTCAGATACTCTATTCAGTTGAGCTACGGGGCCAATTTGAGTTTGCAAAGGTACAAACATTTTTT
It contains:
- a CDS encoding type II toxin-antitoxin system HicB family antitoxin, producing MEYTTIIQKTEDGWYVGQCEQIPEAVSQGETLEELLENMKSCIQEAI
- a CDS encoding Fic family protein — its product is MITAKQYSELSELVKRYKSLSKSEPNLKRYSQYAITYHSTAIEGSTLTEHEVLDLLDMGKPAKNREFVYNLMVFDHDNALKFVLEEAKNKTPITETLIKEISARVMKNTGGEYKTPLGKFDSSKGDYRLIGVYAGRKTFPDYKKVPKLMKEFVEFIKAEQAKKEINVFSLAVEVHYRFVSIHPFVDGNGRVARLLMNYILAFYGFPALMVFKRDKIKYIDTLYKAQETDDIAAFYDFMFRQYMKFLKSEIKRFE